A genomic stretch from Podospora pseudoanserina strain CBS 124.78 chromosome 3, whole genome shotgun sequence includes:
- the RKI1 gene encoding ribose-5-phosphate isomerase rki1 (BUSCO:EOG092641UM; COG:G; EggNog:ENOG503NWRM) encodes MNKHHHLLLRGASSLTVSLCKRSGPTHLPPAGPLFPSSGAGGTTTAATIVSNFFSRHHHSTLTSPHHHLPKTARMSTTTPSPVDLIEQSKRLAAFQSVTAHLVPFPSRTRIGIGSGSTVIYVVEAITTLVPPTTLSTMTFYPTGAQSEQLIESAGLNLQYINKLPPGTLLDVCFDGADEVDPNLNLIKGGGACLWQEKIVATSSKKFVCVADFRKMSPALGTMWKKGIPIEVLPLAANRVLGELERMGSLGPKVRPGLPGKAGAVVTDNGMWIVDAPFRPLRVEGTSDKEKGEWQVDELADALIKIPGVAEIGLFYGKNGNQAGRGRAEAGGGVFWDGGWECEGVERLRRLEKGGYTKGVLGWVGTEVEYRFGMLLTTETG; translated from the coding sequence ATGAATaagcaccatcacctccttctccgagGCGCCTCATCCTTAACCGTCTCCCTCTGCAAAAGAAGTGGaccaacccacctcccaccagcAGGACCGTTGTTCCCATCCTCCGGAGCCGGCGGGACGacaaccgccgccaccatAGTATCCAATTTTTTCTCCCGGCATCATCACTCAACCTTgacctcacctcaccaccacctccccaagacCGCCAGaatgtccaccaccaccccctccccagtcgACCTAATCGAACAATCCAAAcgcctcgccgccttccaaTCCGTCACCGCCCACCTCGTCCCCTTTCCATCCCGCACccgcatcggcatcggctcCGGCTCAACAGTAATCTACGTAGTAGAAgcaatcaccaccctcgtcccccccaccaccctctccacaaTGACCTTCTACCCAACCGGCGCCCAATCCGAACAGCTCATCGAATCCGCCGGTCTCAACCTCCAGtacatcaacaagctcccCCCCGGCACCCTCCTAGACGTCTGCTTCGACGGCGCAGACGAAGTagaccccaacctcaacctcatcaaagGAGGCGGCGCCTGCCTCTGGCAGGAAAAAATCGtcgccaccagcagcaagaagTTTGTTTGCGTGGCGGACTTCAGGAAGATGAGCCCTGCCTTGGGGACGATGTGGAAAAAGGGGATTCCGATCGAGGTGCTGCCTTTGGCGGCGAACAGGGTTTTgggagagctggagaggatggggagtttggggccGAAGGTTAGGCCGGGTTTGCCGGGGaaggcgggggcggtggtgacggATAATGGGATGTGGATTGTTGATGCGCCGTTTAGGCCGCTCAGGGTGGAGGGGACGAGtgacaaggagaagggggagtggCAGGTTGATGAGCTGGCTGATGCGTTGATCAAGATTCCGGGGGTGGCGGAGATTGGGTTGTTTTATGGGAAGAATGGGAAtcaggcggggagggggcgcGCAGAAGCCGGTGGAGGCGTATtttgggatggaggatgggagtgtGAAGGTGTTGAGCGCTTGAGGAgattggaaaaggggggttaCACAaaaggggtgttggggtgggtaGGGACAGAGGTAGAGTATAGGTTTGGAATGTTATTGACTACAGAGACAGGTTAA
- a CDS encoding hypothetical protein (EggNog:ENOG503P635), protein MKFLTPLVLAMAALTTAMPAAENPAVPAIAARQNQNRPVPRGTCCVANTSLKQDSCFAANGQPGRCVPGGNNCGSRLSCVANSQLTCTNNIIERGKNLCRARAGNGRLFDGARLINNLNQATVN, encoded by the exons ATGAAGTTCCTCACCcctctcgtcctcgccatGGCAGCCCTCACAACCGCCATGCCCGCGGCCGAGAACCCCGCCGTccccgccatcgccgcccgccagaaccagaaccgCCCCGTCCCCCGCGGCACCTGCTGCGTGGCCAACACGTCCCTCAAGCAGGACTCGTGCTTCGCCGCCAACGGCCAGCCCGGCCGCTGCGTCCCCGGTGGTAACAACT GCGGCTCCAGACTCAGCTGCGTAGCCAACAGCCAGCTGACCTGCACCAACAACATTATCGAGCGCGGCAAGAACCTCTGCCGCGCCAGGGCCGGCAACGGCCGCTTATTTGATGGCGCGAGGTTGATCAACAACTTGAACCAGGCCACCGTCAActaa
- a CDS encoding hypothetical protein (COG:B; EggNog:ENOG503NZ0W) encodes MASVVRSTALRAGGACVRCRKGKTKCVYENGRAPCKNCAKGMHECYLPSESMAHGGHGVSPARMQHRIRESLPSERVVSSSAVDRQVPAGPSSSVSRHASAAHEKLTPELMTECERVISKTLPACVAFHKPTFLVALKNASMEPTMVNALLTTAARHSPAMIRRYGGHGSSSTAAEHFASKTINLVMQNLDTPSLADIQSVCLLILHEWGCRNAVRAYTYLGLAARMAQMYRLVHHHNSTNEPDQFQMEESFRRTLWLIYILDCFLTSSPGRHPALTHLDVQDVSLPCLDMNYNFTSPVHVRTLSGAPPAGLKDPSAQLSEVGEFGHIVLATKAWRQVVEMMTTTTLATFSDERCVQLEQDIEVLRQSLPMHFADKPNNINLHITMGSGYTYAFIHCLLNCGTIFVNRRRMLQVVTDENFSIDLWRGSSHTHVQTVDKIFAASHSIIHSLLALETGADKDSILCFPLFMLFAAFTAGSTVAYLTLKGLAPANSSESAFNIVRDSVRMCQDGAESWPLVIPWQRHLSVMSKVLRDVKSAPRDKAREDSKKRALSPSVKDDNVSQTDTNPDAMDYEQPDVSTAGPQAVPTTEGRASEPPVPRKTGITTINGGPVAVPTPADSPPPPVPVVAKVDSPSPASPGSALGGVQSSSTGPDVPDVDMTALELCAAFERQLLELDDLAAFMGGGVGSAPS; translated from the exons ATGGCGTCGGTCGTGCGATCGACAGCCCTCCGGGCCGGTGGTGCCTGTGTGCGCTGCCGGAAGGGCAAGACCAAGTGTGTCTACGAAAACGGCAGAGCACCATGCAAAAACTGCGCCAAGGGAATGCACGAATGCTATCTCCCCTCTGAGTCCATGGCCCATGGTGGTCATGGAGTATCGCCAGCCCGGATGCAGCACCGCATCCGGGAGTCTTTGCCCAGCGAACGGGTGGTTTCAAGCAGCGCTGTTGATCGCCAGGTACCGGCCGGTCCCAGTTCCAGCGTGTCGCGTCACGCCTCGGCGGCGCATGAAAA ACTTACACCCGAGCTCATGACGGAATGCGAGCGAGTCATCAGCAAGACCCTACCGGCCTGTGTTGCCTTCCACAAGCCGACCTTTTTGGTGGCGCTCAAGAATGCCTCGATGGAGCCGACCATGGTCAACGCGCTATTGACCACAGCTGCGCG GCACTCCCCCGCCATGATTCGCCGGTATGGCGGACACGGTAGCAGCAGCACTGCGGCCGAGCATTTTGCCAGCAAGACCATCAACCTGGTGATGCAGAATCTGGACACGCCTAGCCTTGCTGATATCCAGTCCGTCTGCCTCCTGATTCTGCACGAATGGGGTTGCCGCAATGCTGTTCGCGCCTACACTTATCTTGGCCTTGCAGCTCGCATGGCGCAGATGTACAGgcttgtccaccaccacaactctACCAATGAGCCGGATCAGTTTCAGATGGAGGAGTCTTTCCGTCGCACACTTTGGCTCATCTACATCCTGGATTGCTTCTTGACCAGCAGCCCAGGACGCCATCCAGCATTGACCCACCTTGATGTCCAAGATGTTTCACTGCCCTGTCTCGACATGAATTACAACTTTACGAGTCCTGTACATGTTCGCACCCTCAGCGGCGCCCCCCCAGCGGGCTTGAAGGATCCCTCTGCCCAGCTCAGCGAGGTGGGCGAGTTTGGTCATATTGTCTTGGCCACCAAGGCCTGGCGCCAAGTCGTGGAGATGATGACCACCACGACGTTGGCCACCTTTTCCGATGAGAGGTGTGTGCAGCTTGAGCAAGACATTGAGGTCCTCAGACAGTCCCTTCCCATGCACTTTGCCGACAAgcccaacaacatcaacctccacatcACCATGGGCAGCGGCTACACGTATGCCTTTATCCACTGCCTCTTGAACTGCGGCACCATCTTTGTCAACCGCAGACGCATGCTCCAGGTGGTCACGGACGAGAACTTTAGCATCGACTTGTGGCGTGGATCTTCCCACACTCACGTCCAGACTGTTGACAAGATCTTTGCGGCTTCTCACAGCATCATCCACTCGCTGTTGGCCCTGGAAACCGGAGCTGACAAGGACAGCATCCTGTGCTTCCCTCTGTTTATGCTCTTTGCCGCCTTCACCGCCGGCTCAACCGTCGCATACCTTACACTGAAGGGACTGGCCCCCGCCAACTCGAGCGAGTCCGCATTCAACATAGTGAGGGACAGTGTTCGCATGTGCCAGGACGGAGCCGAATCCTGGCCCCTGGTCATCCCCTGGCAGCGCCACCTCTCGGTCATGTCTAAGGTCCTTCGCGACGTGAAGAGCGCGCCACGCGACAAGGCCCGCGAAGACAGCAAGAAGCGGGCCCTCTCGCCATCTGTCAAGGACGACAATGTCAGCCAAACCGACACGAATCCGGACGCGATGGACTATGAACAACCCGATGTGTCCACTGCTGGCCCTCAAGCTGTCCCTACCACCGAGGGTCGGGCAAGCGAGCCCCCGGTACCCCGCAAGaccggcatcaccaccatcaatgGTGGGCCTGTTGCCGTTCCCACACCCGCCGACagcccgccaccaccagtaCCAGTCGTCGCCAAGGTTgactccccttccccagccTCACCAGGCTCAGCTCTCGGCGGTGTCCAGTCGTCTAGTACCGGTCCCGATGTTCCCGACGTGGACATGACGGCGCTGGAGTTGTGCGCAGCGTTTGAGAGGCAGCTGCTCGAGCTGGATGACTTGGCCGCTTTCATGGGGGGCGGAGT TGGGAGTGCGCCGAGCTAG
- a CDS encoding hypothetical protein (EggNog:ENOG503P7T8): MGDIYISNGTCYGSAGNELDRSFIPCGNAAFGPVTCCGAGDVCLSNNACFGVHGTPGSYGADLTYLAGCTDESYRDGSCPDKYGIDQPWIALTVCDDSGGDWAPCPQEGSPTTLQNGAYCSCTDAASTTVAINNSPRLADIARLPQTTGGTVSFFPGNEPTNTSPPAQTTGGGNGGGSSNTSSSPIPSETGSPGSDSGTGSDSGSDPTGGGGGSSSSGGGLNSGAKIGIGIGAAIGGLVLIATLLTLWHYNRKNRRSASGAAGIEEGGEKPKKAFAPVPSPRASEADSNPVSEVDGKAVTRPWSMRSELEGNNTAATAAGKKAPTANGNQKVNTDGAARPGVGELDGREVQELPPHHDLSPVAELPGSEAWAQAPGGGRGRV; this comes from the exons ATGGGCGACATTTACATCAGCAACGGAACCTGCTACGGATCCGCAGGCAACGAGCTCGACAGAAGCTTCATCCCGTGCGGAAATGCCGCCTTTGGACCAGTGACGTGCTGCGGAGCGGGAGATGTCTGTCTCAGCAACAACGCTTGCTTCGGCGTCCACGGCACGCCAGGATCATACGGAGCAGACCTGACCTATCTCGCCGGGTGCACCGACGAATCATACAGAGATGGGAGCTGTCCTGACAAGTATGGTATCGACCAGCCGTGGATCGCTTTGACGGTTTGCGATGACAGCGGTGGTGATTGGGCTCCGTGTCCTCAGGAGGGAAGCCCGACTACGCTACAGAATGGTGCTTATTGCAGCTGTACTGATGCTGCGTCGACGACTGTCGCCATCAACAATTCGCCACGGCTGGCGGATATTGCTAGGTTGCCGCAGACAACTGGGGGGACTGTTTCATTCTTTCCGGGGAATGAGCCGACAAATACATCTCCTCCGGCTCAAACGACCGGTGGGGGGAATGGTGGAG GATCATCAaataccagcagcagcccgaTACCATCAGAGACAGGCTCACCAGGTTCAGACTCGGGAACGGGCTCGGACTCTGGCTCGGACCCaaccggtggtggtggcgggagcTCTTCTTCAGGCGGCGGCCTGAACTCTGGCGCCAAGATCGGCATTGGCATAGGAGCTGCCATAGGAGGGCTCGTACTGATTGCTACTCTGCTCACCCTCTGGCACTACAACCGGAAGAACCGCCGATCTGCCTCTGGTGCCGCCGGGATTGAAGAAGGCGGGGAAAAGCCAAAAAAGGCATTCGCGCCTGTCCCGTCCCCTCGCGCATCCGAAGCTGACTCCAACCCTGTCTCGGAAGTGGACGGAAAAGCGGTGACACGGCCCTGGAGCATGAGAAGTGAGCTTGAAGGGAATAATACTGCTGCTACCGCGGCAGGGAAGAAAGCGCCAACGGCGAATGGAAATCAAAAGGTTAATACTGATGGGGCAGCACGtccgggggtgggggagttggatgggAGAGAGGTGCAGGAGCTTCCACCGCACCACGATCTGAGTCCGGTGGCAGAGCTTCCTGGGAGCGAGGCGTGGGCCCAGGCCccgggaggggggagggggagggtaTGA
- a CDS encoding hypothetical protein (EggNog:ENOG503P5SA), whose protein sequence is MDFLNKVTGGNNASQPADHSNNPTTTNPTDQSSSSGGGLMDKFNSLAGGGKESEKKEDPLDKGVDLFQQHVLGQGDQSNESAIEQAKDEQISDFIRDQYKKNTGKDFPVADK, encoded by the exons ATGGACTTCCTCAACAAAGTCACCGGCGGAAACAACGCCTCGCAACCCGCCGAccactccaacaaccccaccaccaccaaccccaccgaccagtcttcctcctcgggcGGCGGCCTAATGGACAAGTTTAACAGCctcgccggcggcggcaaggagtcggagaagaaggaggatccTCTCGATAAGG gAGTCGACCTCTTCCAGCAACACGTCCTCGGACAGGGCGACCAGTCCAACGAGAGCGCCATCGAGCAGGCCAAGGATGAGCAGATCAGTGATTTCATTCGGGACCAGTACAAGAAGAATACGGGGAAGGATTTTCCTGTGGCTGATAAATAG
- a CDS encoding hypothetical protein (COG:G; EggNog:ENOG503NVM3): MATVLTRGKALTRATARGSDSEKKDFDASSTSVASIPPLGEPIERKKHFWQRSKPYDSEAIATLPSVFDDPETAEKYQPPAEWENTHRFDPLARWTWGEENKLIRKIDWRIMVWACIMFMALELDRANIGQALTDNFLPELKMNTNDYNLGNTVFKLSFLCAELPSQLVSKWVGPDRWIPTQMVLWSIVASAQFWLSGRTSFLVCRALLGMLQGGFIPDIILYLSYFYKHAELTIRLGYFWTAMSIADILSALLAQGLLRMRGVEGHAGWRWLFLIEGLLTLIIGIMAFLLMPAGPCQTASWFRGKGKEGWFNEREEVIMVNRVLREDPSKSDMHNRERITVGLLWKSLKDYDLWPLYALGLVFQIPFVPVGQYLTLSLRGLGFDTFQANLLTIPYTVGHMITMLAVAYAAEKFSNLTALSVTSQIWGLPFLIFFNVADLANTNRWVIYAVTTLLLSFPNPHPIQVAWNSRNANSVRSRTISAAVYNMAVQTSGIISSNIYREDDRASLYKRGNRQLLAILCMNIVVYALVKVYYVWKNKSRDKKWAAMTEEQRLDYLATTKDEGNKRLDFRFEH, from the exons ATGGCGACCGTTCTCACTCGAGGGAAGGCCCTGACTCGAGCCACTGCGCGCGGAAGCGACtctgagaagaaggatttcgatgcctcctccacatccgtCGCCTCTATTCCACCTCTAGGGGAGCCCATCGAGCGAAAGAAGCACTTCTGGCAGCGCAGCAAGCCATATGACTCGGAAGCCATCGCAACACTTCCTAGTGTCTTTGACGATCCAGAGACGGCTGAGAAATACCAACCACCAGCAGAATG GGAAAACACCCACCGCTTCGATCCCCTCGCAAGATGGACCTGGGGGGAAGAAAACAAACTGATCCGGAAGATCGATTGGCGCATCATGGTCTGGGCCTGCATCATGTTCATGGCTCTGGAGCTTGACCGTGCCAACATCGGTCAAGCCTTGACGGATAACTTCCTCCCCGAGCTAAAAATGAACACAAACG ACTACAACCTGGGCAATACTGTCTTCAAGCTTTCCTTCCTCTGCGCAGAATTGCCTTCTCAGCTGGTTTCGAAATGGGTCGGACCCGACCGATGGATTCCAACCCAGATGGTCTTGTGGTCCATCGTTGCCAGCGCCCAGTTCTGGCTTAGTGGTCGTACCTCTTTCCTTGTTTGCCGTGCACTGCTAGGCATGCTTCAAGGTGGCTTCATCCCTGAT ATCATCCTCTACCTGTCATACTTTTACAAGCATGCCGAGCTCACCATCCGTCTTGGTTACTTTTGGACCGCAATGAGCATTGCCGATATCCTTTCAGCACTCTTGGCTCAAGGTCTCCTGCGTATGCGTGGTGTCGAGGGTCATGCAGGCTGGAGGTGGCTGTTCCTGATCGAGGGCTTGCTGACTCTGATCATCGGTATCATGGCGTTCCTCTTGATGCCTGCTGGTCCTTGCCAGACTGCTTCCTGGTTCCGAGGCAAGGGTAAGGAAGGCTGGTTCAacgagagggaggaagtgATCATGGTGAACCGGGTGCTGCGCGAGGATCCCAGCAAGTCGGATATGCACAACCGAGAGCGGATTACCGTCGGGTTGTTGTGGAAGAGCCTGAAGGATTATGACTTGTG GCCACTTTATGCGCTGGGTCTCGTCTTCCAGATCCCCTTTGTGCCTGTTGGGCAGTATCTGACTCTTTCCCTGAGAGGTCTGGGCTTCGATACCTTCCAGGCCAACCTCTTGACGATCCCTTACACCGTGGGCCACATGATCAccatgttggcggtggcatACGCAGCCGAAAAGTTCAGCAACCTGACAGCGCTATCTGTCACCAGTCAGATCTGGGGTCTGCcgttcttgatcttcttcaaTGTTGCCGACCttgccaacaccaaccgctGGGTAATCTACGCCGTGACTACACTGCTGCTGTCATTCCCgaacccccatcccatccaggTGGCGTGGAATTCTCGAAACGCGAACTCGGTTCGGTCTCGTACCATCTCGGCTGCCGTGTACAACATGGCGGTTCAGACGTCGGGCATCATCTCCTCGAATATCTACCGAGAGGATGATCGAGCGTCGCTGTATAAGCGTGGTAACCGACAGCTACTCGCGATTCTGTGCATGAACATTGTTGTCTATGCGCTGGTGAAGGTCTACTATGTCTGGAAGAACAAGTCGAGGGATAAGAAGTGGGCTGCCATGACGGAGGAGCAGCGACTCGATTATCTGGCCACCACAAAGGATGAGGGCAACAAGAGGTTGGACTTTAGATTCGAGCACTAG
- a CDS encoding hypothetical protein (EggNog:ENOG503NUA9; COG:S) — translation MTLIEHDTQRVEVDQDFDKFAQSQEAATSSTTSLHSSLVNYEWKHGRRYHSYQAGSYSFPNDEREQERLDLVHHAFWCTLNDRLFLAPINPDDGLRILDIGTGTGLWAIHLGEDHPGAKEIIGNDLSPIQPRWVPPNVQFIVDDVELDWVHAGVSVEPYDYIHCRYMAGGIRDWPRLVKQMYDNVKPGGWVEFQESANTLYSQDGTLSKDNAMVRMMEGLILACDKIGRTLDPAPQIEKWVKDAGFINVEVQKFRLPIGSWPRDARLKEVGTLMAVNFIEGVEAFTASLFRDVLGWSQDEVSALNAEVRASAKRGNAHAIFDFLVITGQKPE, via the coding sequence ATGACCCTCATCGAACACGACACCCAGCGCGTCGAAGTCGACCAAGACTTTGACAAGTTCGCCCAGAGCCAAGAAGCAGCCACctcgtccaccacctccctccacagCAGCCTCGTCAACTACGAGTGGAAACACGGCCGCCGCTACCACTCCTACCAAGCCGGGAGCTACTCCTTCCCCAACGACGAGCGCGAGCAGGAGCGTCTCGACCTGGTCCACCACGCCTTCTGGTGCACGCTCAACGACCGCTTGTTCCTCGCGCCCATCAACCCTGACGACGGGCTCCGCATCCTCGACATCGGCACCGGAACTGGACTCTGGGCCATCCACCTTGGGGAAGACCACCCTGGCGCAAAGGAGATCATCGGCAACGACCTCAGTCCCATCCAGCCGAGGTGGGTGCCGCCCAATGTGCAGTTCATCGTCGACGATGTCGAGCTCGACTGGGTGCATGCCGGCGTGAGCGTCGAGCCATATGATTACATCCACTGTCGGTACATGGCGGGCGGTATCAGGGACTGGCCGAGGCTGGTGAAGCAGATGTATGACAATGTCAAGCcgggtgggtgggttgagTTTCAGGAGTCGGCCAACACGCTGTACTCTCAGGATGGTACCCTGAGCAAGGACAATGCCATGGTTCGCATGATGGAGGGCTTGATCTTGGCGTGCGACAAGATTGGGCGGACGTTGGATCCGGCGCCGCAGATAGAGAAGTGGGTGAAGGATGCTGGGTTCATCAATGTCGAAGTGCAGAAGTTTAGGCTGCCGATTGGTAGCTGGCCAAGAGAtgcgaggttgaaggaggtgggAACGTTGATGGCGGTCAATTTCATCGAGGGTGTCGAGGCGTTCACAGCGTCGCTGTTTAGGGATGTGCTGGGGTGGTCGCAGGACGAGGTGTCGGCGTTGAATGCCGAGGTGAGGGCTTCGGCGAAGAGGGGGAATGCGCACGCCATTTTTGATTTCTTGGTTATCACTGGGCAGAAGCCAGAGTAG
- the JEN1 gene encoding Carboxylic acid transporter (EggNog:ENOG503NXDP; COG:E; COG:G; COG:P), with protein MTTPTLNYLTTRLPSLLPKSTHLSDIRNPFRLLASLDRQNWAFFSVAFFAWTWDAFDFFTVSLTLPDLAKSFGRSRTEITWGITLVLMFRTVGAVAFGVVGDRYGRRWGFVVNNGLFVVLELATGFCQTYSQFLACRALFGIAMGGLYGNAAATALEDLPPIARGLMSGLLQQGYAFGYLLSTAFSRALVDTTPYGWRPLFWFGACPPVLIIGLRLLLPETRTYQKLKMERELKHQQQQDEEEGSGQEGGTGTRKKGVTHVFWEQGKQVMRKEWLLLTYMVLLMAGFNFMSHGSQDLYPVLLDTQFLFSRDQGTTIQVIANVGAMLGGTTVGFMSQFAGRRLSILVMCVLGGALLYPYTATDVANQGWGRIAAAAFWEQFAVQGAWGVIPAHLMELSPAKFRTFVVGTSYQLGNLVSSASSTIESTIGERFPLPPETTPDGTVVGQRCEYGKVICIFMGCVYAYVVVLTLLGPECLGRRFDRRDSEALEDTGVVFGEDHEQGFEIFQGAQVEREKRDRKGEEAV; from the exons ATgaccacccccaccctcaactacctcaccacccgcctcccaagcctcctcccaaaatcaacccacctctccgACATCCGCAACCCATTCCGTCTATTAGCCTCCCTCGACAGACAGAACTGGGCTTTTTTCTCGGTGGCATTCTTTGCTTGG ACATGGGACGCCTTCGACTTTTTTACTGTTTCTCTCACCCTTCCCGACCTTGCCAAGTCTTTTGGTCGGTCACGAACGGAGATAACGTGGGGGATTACACTGGTACTGATGTTCAGGACGGTGGGGGCTGTGGcgtttggggttgtgggggatcGGtatgggaggaggtgggggtttgTGGTTAATAatgggttgtttgttgttttggagttg GCAACCGGCTTTTGCCAAACCTACTCCCAATTCCTCGCCTGCCGCGCCCTTTTTGGAATAGCAATGGGCGGCCTGTATGGCAATGCAGCTGCCACCGCCCTTGAAGATCTCCCACCGATCGCCCGCGGGTTGATGTCTGGTCTTCTCCAGCAAGGCTACGCTTTTGGCTatctcctctccaccgccttctcCCGCGCCTTGGTTGACACCACTCCCTATGGTTGGCGCCCATTATTCTGGTTTGGAGCTTGTCCTCCTGTTCTTATTATTGGTttgcggttgttgctgccagAGACGAGAACATACCAAAAGTTAAAGATGGAGCGAGAGCTcaaacaccagcagcagcaagatgaggaggagggttccGGCCAGGAGGGGGGAACTGGAACGCGCAAGAAGGGGGTGACGCATGTGTTTTGGGAGCAGGGGAAGCAAGTCATGAGAAAGGAATGGTTGTTGCTCACGTAcatggtgttgctgatggcAGGGTTCAACTTTATGAGTCATGGCTCGCAGGACTTGTATCCTGTGCTGCTTGACACGCAGTTTTTGTTTTCGAGGGATCAGGGGACGACTATTCAGGTTATTGCCAATGTCGGGGCTATGCTCGGGGGTACGACGGTTGGGTTTATGAGTCAGTTTGCGGGCAGGAGACTGAGTATCTTGGTGATGTGTGTTTTGGGAGGCGCGCTGTTGTATCCGTATACTGCGACTGATGTCGCCAATcagggatgggggaggattGCTGCGGCGGCGTTTTGGGAGCAGTTTGCTGTTCAGGGGGCTTGGGGGGTCATACCCGCTCATTTGATGGAGTTGTCTCCTGCGAAATTCCGGACTTTTGTTGTTGGCACGTCGTATCAGCTGGGTAATCTGGTTAGCTCGGCATCGAGCACGATTGAGAGCACGATTGGGGAGAGGTTTCCACTGCCTCCGGAGACGACACCCGACGGAACAGTGGTTGGACAGAGATGCGAGTATGGGAAGGTCATCTGCATCTTCATGGGTTGCGTCTATGCGtatgtggtggtgctgacgCTGCTGGGGCCGGAATGTCTTGGTAGGAGGTTTGACCGGCGTGATAGTGAGGCTTTGGAGGACACTGGGGTAGTATTTGGGGAGGATCATGAACAGGGTTTTGAGATCTTTCAAGGTGCACAGGTAGAAAGGGAGAAACGTGATCGGAAGGGTGAAGAGGCGGTATGA
- a CDS encoding hypothetical protein (EggNog:ENOG503PCKE), which yields MVGFEQPHPFKEAHHHLSVMTKLYRSAAALVLSLPLLGLGQQQAAAPDPWAFTHSNQEKAIVLSHTGGFNIGSKIVADPRRPGQTITCDHGYFEYFIPLHSPPQGHLRRTTSLVLWHSSSTQTFQNRWDGGPGFKDLLLRLGYPVYLFEAPRLGRANWACKPHRYDVTYRDQDNFLAWNFGPSYLNWWPGLQWPEDPEVKRLSWEQATGGRYVEFDDYEHILLHAEVAAKGAVHTEQGAERGGVVYLTNSAAGLRALLAATLSDETVGKIRGIVAYESAGYVFPEGHNVTDRRDEPFGPLVVTQEAWRRLAKLDFVQFVWGDNRPETGSGFWEEMVVQSRLCAELINLYGGNAEVVKLKEDLGVVGNTHCPFTDMNNKVILGLLEERLERSGLDGFEGRVGKGKGKGKSKWRG from the exons ATGGTTGGGTTCGAGCAGCCGCACCCGTTCAAAGAggcacaccaccacctatcCGTCATGACCAAGCTGTACcgatctgctgctgctctcgttctgtccctccctctcttggGTCtgggacagcagcaggcggcgGCACCTGATCCATGGGCGTTCACCCACTCAAACCAGGAAAAGGCCATTGTCTTGTCTCATACCGGCGGCTTCAACATTGGCAGCAAGATCGTGGCCGACCCTCGACGTCCAGGCCAGACAATAACCTGTGATCACGGGTATTTC GAATACTTCAttcccctccactcccccccccaaggCCACCTCCGCCGGACaacctccctcgtcctctggcactcctcctccacccaaacCTTCCAAAACCGCTGGGACGGCGGGCCCGGGTTCaaagacctcctcctccgcctaGGCTACCCCGTCTACCTCTTCGAAGCCCCCCGCCTCGGCCGCGCAAACTGGGCTTGCAAACCCCACCGCTACGACGTCACCTACCGCGACCAGGACAACTTCCTCGCCTGGAATTTCGGACCGTCCTACCTCAACTGGTGGCCTGGCTTGCAATGGCCCGAGGACCCCGAGGTCAAAAGACTAAGCTGGGAGCAAGCTACCGGGGGTAGGTATGTGGAGTTTGATGACTACGAgcatatcctcctccacgctGAAGTAGCCGCCAAAGGGGCTGTTCACACTGAGCAAGGAgcagaaagagggggggtggtttacCTGACGAATTCTGCCGCGGGTCTGAGGGCGTTGCTTGCGGCTACGCTGAGCGATGAGACGGTTGGGAAGATAAGGGGGATTGTGGCGTATGAGAGCGCGGGGTACGTCTTTCCCGAGGGGCATAACGTCACCGACAGGAGGGATGAGCCGTTTGggccgttggtggtgacgcAGGAggcgtggaggaggttggcaaAGTTGGATTTTGTGCAGTTTGTGTGGGGGGATAATCGCCCTGAGACGGGGAGCGGGTtttgggaggagatggtggtgcagAGTAGGCTTTGTGCGGAGCTGATTAACCTGTATGGGGGGAatgcggaggtggtgaagctgaaggaggatttgggggtggtggggaatACGCATTGCCCGTTTACGGATATGAATAATAAGGTtattttggggttgttggaggagaggttggagaggagtgggttggatgggtttgaggggcgggtggggaaggggaagggaaaggggaagagtAAGTGGAGAGGTTAA